The window ttttatatatatatatatatttaacaaactattaaaaatatttatatttttgtttttctttttatattttcgtatatttaaaacgtatttttacaaaagcgtatttttataaaagaaaactaaaaattaataaaaatcttttttttatagagttgcgcttccggcgtttaatcaagaatttccccggcagcggcgtcaaaaatacttgatgtgtgcgaggtgtactaagagatagtattattttaacaacgaaataatattaaatacgatacaattttacacaagatatttatttatttatagaatggatatacctaaaccttgctacaacacttataggcagtgtacctaatcgtacagtagtgtagtttttagtaagtccgattcgttccacagggaactcttaaacaagcttaacgctataattttaaaaactatatttgtaaaaatacaaaaatatatataagtagtattattattataaaaggggggttttttaccgtttaatgaccggtttgtcgattttaaaactttagtcgcagttaaaacctaatgtaaaatattaaataaataaaagacttaatttaaagagtaaagtaaataacgataatgaaattgcgataaataaaaatgcgataaaaaagtacgacaattaaagagtacgataattaaaagtgcaattaaatacaatgacaataaataaaagtgcgataattaaaagtgcaattaaatataaaataaaggaaattaaatatgaaataaaggaattatgcttatttaaacttccgtaatcatgatgtttgacgtgttgatttttagtttattcccatgggttaattgtcctttgtcatggattatttaatatgtccgtctgatttttgtccataacattccatcagtcataaatataaagtgcgagtgtcctcgtcaaattatcattatatccgaagtcaaatattccaactaattggggatctaaactataattacaccaattttccttgtatataattcacccctgttttaataagtccactgactattaatccattcccgtgtccggttaaatgaacgattattcgcacatataaatattccgcccatcatgtccgatcgagtgtatatgattatttataggtacgttcaattgtaaatctttatattaaattaacaaactatcatttaattaaacaaatataaagcccattaatagctcatagtctaattttcacaagtgtcgttcttttgtccaaactccaattatggtacaaagcccaattacccaattttaatatttaatccaacatcacgattacttcggtattaaataagcataataataatttagctacgagacattaaattaaaaataacattaaccataacttacagtgattaaaaatagcgtagcgttacacggacagaatttcgacttacacccttacaacattcgctaacatacccttattattagaattaaaattaaaattaaaattaaaattataatatatatatatatatatatatattattacgttcagagaaaggaaagaaaaagatgttaaaagattgctcaaaactgcgaaatttataggaccagagCTGTCACCTactaccatgcgatcacatggctttttgccttccaggccatgcgatcgcatggcccctttttccagctcacatgttgttgtttgcattctgccgacggatttaataaataaatataatatataaataattattagaattatttaaatattatattatatttatatgcatagttgacttgtaatttttagtccgttgcgtcgagcgttgagagttgactttggtcccggttccgatttttcgaacgtccttgcgtacaatttaatatcttgtattttgcgtttcgcgtcttgtactcttgtaattttgagacgtttctcatcaataatttgaaccactttgattgtattttgtacttttgagctttttggtcgtttgcgtcttcaattcgtcgaatctgtcttttgtcttcaccttttattatttaaacgaatatcacttgtaaatagaacaattgcaactaaaagcttgtctttcttgagggataatgctatgaaatatatgttcgtttttagcattatcaaatacatACATTCGGTTAAAGTTAATCAATGTcatataagttttaatattaaGTATTTCTTATGTCTTTCTTGACACAGCTCGATATAAATATACAAAAAAGTATAtgtgaaaataaaagaaaaaaaaattcaatgCCCCGTCAAACTGGACCGGCACAAACCAGACCAACAAAACAACGTACCTGGTTTGATATGGTTTGATACATGTTAAAACCGATGACGCCTGTTTGACTTAGTTAGATTACGATTACAAATGTTAAAATAATTCAAATTTGTAATAAAAAGGAGTCGATTAACCGAAATTAAGCACATAATAAGCCCAATATGACATGTTAGCCTATAGGATGAAACACATAATTTGGTGGATAATTCAACATCCTTTATTAATTACGTATATAACAATAGCCATCTAAATAGTTTTTTAGTAGGAAATTCAGTTAAAACTGAATCAAACAGCTCGTGAACATCCATAATTTTAGATAATAGATCTAATTCTTTTATTACATATTCTCTTCGACAAATAACTAGTCACATAGAAATAAAATTTTGATATCTTTTATATTGAACACATAGAGATgaaaaaagaaaaatgaaaatatTTATTAATAGTAGTGTTTGGTACCTATCGACCATTTAGTTacattacatttacatttacatttatgtcTATACTTAACCTAGGAAAAAAGAAAAATAACGAATCTATAATCTATCTataatttctattaaaatcctataatgataatgtcattattagactaattcttttgtaaaaaaaatcaaaaaacaaaagaaaaaaaatatagacatggtgagtgatgtcattaatctaaataattttaaagtaaaattaaatcttattaattaatttaattattaatattaaatgttattaataattattttaatcattaaaattaaataattttgaattattttaattaattattttgaattgagtacgataaggtataaaagctaggcagaaggaaactaattctaaatttatattttaatttacacttttaaataaaatgacaaccaatattatctcttatgattggatgtggattgtttaatatgcattttaggtgtttgatgcaaTGTTCAGCTGATGAGTtttttagtcggactctgtggttccacgggtcattaaattaaatgactttagcatttacgttcacttaatacctaaaacatatcattaaactgtttcgtttaaacaaactcgtgatttcacgggtcatttcactagtatatactATATTTAATGAATATCTTTAATCGTTTTATCCCGGAATTAAAAAACCCTAAACTTCATGCTTGAAGGTCCGCTAAACCGTTAAACCAATAGCGTATTAGGGTGCGTTTgacaaaactgaatgatttagcactgaatggttcagaatctgaatcgTTCAGAGCCTCCGAATAAAGTTTGtgctgaatgaaaataagctgtttgataatcattttaaatGAACGATATGAATCGAGTATAATTACCTTATTAACTTGTTACATGAATAAaaaatacaatatacttgttagttaaacGTTCTGGATATGATTTGAGAAGGATATTACTCTTAAAAATAGGtgtttaatggttaagagagtgtttcaactctAAATGATTCAACACTGAAttatgaaccattcagcaccatatgtcattcaaagTTTAGAAACAAGCGCGCTGAATACTGAACGGTTCAACATTCAGCGCTGAATTATTCCATTAAGAagcaaacaaacgcacccttagtgTTTGGTACATGTCGACCATTTCTTCGTTGCTTTTTGATATTAAAGACATCACGTTGCTCTTTTTAATACTTGATGTCCAAATCAACCCCTACAAACAAAAAACTGATAAATGTTTGTTAgtgaaaaataaaattaaaataaatgaaCCCGTAATCACAAGCTAAAGCTAATGGTAATAAGCACTACTCGCTCCGTCCCAAAAAAAAAATTGTCCACCTTTCTATATTTGTTTGTCCCAAAATTATTGTCTCTTTCTCTAAATAACCATTAAATATCAAAAGTTCCAATTATGTTCTTTTTAATTTAGGAAATTTGActttaaatatatcaattaatcTATTAGTTACTCTTTATAACTACATTAAATGAATGACAAATTAGACAATTCGTCACTATATCTTAAATCTAACAAAAAGTCAAACGGAAATGTTTTTATGAAACGGAAAGAGTATTATTTTTACCATTGGTTAGGCGATTTGAACGACGGTTCCAATTTCACAACGACCTAGTTCTGAGATACCTGCTTCACGTTTTGGAGTATAAGAACAGCCTCAAGTATTATTATATTGTTACATCGTTACATCATTACATTCTTCTCTTTAAATTTGTAATTATATTTTACCACGACTATATAGATGCCCATCAAAAGATACTCAAAACTTTGTACTCATTTCGTCTCATATTTATAGTATATTACTCCGTTATTCCATTTTTGAACCCACTCTAGTGGTCCAGTGGTTCACCACGTCACCCCTTTGCACTTGTGCATTAGGATGAggtggggaggtctcaagttcgagtcccttCCCTGAAAAATATCCGTGAGATTTATTTTCTGAAAGCCGGATTGCCCTAGGGAAGGTATTACCGACCCGTATTTAGGACCCAGGTCCGACCGCCTGCCCCTCGAGATGGTTTAAAGTTCGAatccctgtaatgcggttcgggtttcctgcccgaaagcgcgtgcgtgcgtgacaaatgagagtattcgatgccaacaacttgccttAAAAAAAAAAGTATGTTATTCCAATTTTACTTCCATAAATGAATAAAAAATAATGTGATAAATTTTTTTTACACTCATACTTTATTCATGTAGGACAAAAAGatgagtaaaaagtaaaaaagtaagactgaaaagttaacaaaaaaaaatatatgtaacatttattttttcttaaactgtgttttTATCTCGGGATAATAGATTTGGGACGAAGAGAgtaatattttttaaaactattttCACATATAAATACACGCATTATTTATATACTCCGTACTACAAAACAACTACTACTATCATCAATcaaggttggagatctcggatctcgGGCAGATGTCGTGTGGACATTTTTTAAGAGATCTCGGCATCTTGGAAAAATCTCCAAGAAATCTCGAACGTTAACTTACATTGACTTTTTaggttttataatataaatatatactaataaaTCAATCTAtgcatatttatatacatttttataagATTTTACAAGAAACTccaagaaatgagcgagaaaatcagaAAATTTACGAGATTTTagaagaaaattcgagaaatgtgcgaaaaatttcaaaaaaacgtggctttgaccaagtttgaccccgttgaccgagaaatctcgggagatgggcATCTCGCCTCGGCAGCCTTGCACGAAcgagatctcggagagatctcggaaAGAAATAAGGAAATTTACAACACTGTCATCAATAGTTTCCCTTGTTAGAATATTTCTACCCCTAAATACTCTAAGCATAACCTCATCAtattacaaaaaataataataataaatacataaataaataaactaagCGTAGTGGAAGGATGGACGGTTTAAAAAAGTATATTCATGAAAAGTTGTTGCATTCATTGTCACAACAAAGGGGGAACAAAGAATCGACCATTTAGTAAACGGACAAAATATATCAAACAAATGCCATAAGGTTTTTTTTCAAATAGTTGACCCCAAATGGCCAAATGCCAATAATATTTAGCACCCAAAATTGGAAGTATCATGCACCCAAAAATCTGAATAAAAAGGTCATTCAGCCCAAGGTGGATCACAGCAAAAATTTGTTGGATATATACAGAAAATGTATCAAATCACCATTCATATTGGTTCAAGCAATAAGACAGTGTACACAACACTGCTAAGCATATCCATTCGGTTTCTCAACACTCTTTGCAGCGTCTAGTGCCTGCACCATTAATTTATatcaatattcatattcatattcatatttcatACGGAGTATCATAtacgtacaacaacaacaacaacaacaacaacaatacccaatcccgcgcctgcgaggtatgggggaggtaaggtgtagacaatccttcctctaccctaaactagaagagaagtcgtttctgttaccacgagttgagagaattctccacccacggtaaaggaaattcatccccctctctactccagggtagagagattgcttccgtgaggacctccggctaaaaaaagactctttttttttatttatttatttaaaactagaaaatagaaattaaaaaataaattaaaacatacaaagataaataaaaaataataataaaaataataataataataataataataataataataataataataataataaaatataggggggacgccatgaaaatggtagaatcagattTTCATGGGGTTTAAAGCATGCCTAAGAATCATATACGTagtatcatataatataataaactACAATTATATTGTATCATTGTATACATGGGTTTTGAGACTAGTGACTAATAGGAAATAATGTTTCAAACATAAATGAAAAAGGTAACTACGAATTTATTCCAAACCTACGAGAGAGTAAATTAACCATTTAACCTGTAGCATCGGTTCAACGAGGAGGGAAACTTGATGCCGAGACTCTGACTGTACAGATTTTTCAATCTCCTGcaattttacaaatatatataaataggagTGCATATAATACGTTAGAACCAAATGGGAATAGATGTAGGATAATCCTTTGCACTAATAATAGATGTCATCAAGTATCAAGTATAAAACAATATGAAACAAATAAATCTGTCATCTGTCGATATATAAATTTCAAAAATGATccatattatttacttttaatgacTAAAATTAGGGGTGTGCACAAAACCGTCAAACCGAGAAAACCGGCCGGACCGGACCGATTTATTGGTTCGGTCCAGTTTTCGATATTAGTGGTCTGGTCGCCGGTTTTAAGATCTCCAAACCGCGAAACTCGGTCCGGTTTGCGGTTTCATTAGGCCACCGGCCAGTTAAACCGGACCGGACCGGACTAACCAATACAATGAATGTAGAGTTCTCGATTTATGATTTCAATAGCTATACAGTGGTTTGTTTTACAACAAGTACGAAGTATTACAACAATCcctaacatatgtatatatatgctcAGGTCTTGTTTAATTTTAATGTCTTACTCTCAAGATTCTCCATTTAAACAACTTGAACCGATGTTATGTGCCAGTGTTTACCTTCCTTATGTTATAGGTGTAACAACTTCAAAAATGGTTTTGCTTGAAACTTGTATTCTGTTGACAATACATTTGCTCCCTTACTGCGAAGCTATGGAATTTGATGTTGCAATCTTATTAATGTGCAATAACAATAGTATCTCAATCAAAAAAAATATCCAGGACTTTGAGGGTTACTCCTTTatcaaacttatttaatttatttaatattattgttttaattaaataaaagaaagaTAAAAGAACTCAAAACCGTAAAATCGGTCAAACCGGACCGGATCAAACCGGACCAAACCGGCCAGTCAGACAACTTTCTTGGTCTGGTCTGGTTTCATATATGTTGAAACCGTCGATGCCGGTTTGGTTTGAGATTGAGTCAAAACCGGACCAAACCGGACCGTGAACACCCCTAACTAAAATAGCCACTTAACACCAAAAAAACTCATTTGATGACTGTGATAGATTATGTGATTTGTGCATTGCTGAGGAATTATGAAAATGTGGAGTATATTGCAGGGCCTTGCAATTGAGGCTGCACAAAAGGTGGAAAATGCCATGCAAAATGCATAGATCGAGCTTATAAATACCTGTAGCTTATTGTAGATATGTAACATGTCATCCATCAGCCGGTTCACCTACAGAAATCCAAATAATCAATGCTTACTACAAGATAAAAGAAATgaataaaacagaaaaaataattgCTTTTAATCGAGTCGAGTATTAAGTACACAAAAAGAAAAGTTACAAATGCTGATGGAAAAACTGATAGTATGCATGAATAATCTGAAACCATAAAATAAAACTGGAATACCATAGTTTTATGTCATGCAGATTGATGGTTTGTTCTTTATACATGCTCTTGTTCTTATATACTATAATATAATTTTgcctttaaaaaaattaaaaaataggaTTGGAATACAGAATAATATATCCCAGAACTGCATAAAGGGTCCTCACTAAGAGCTGAAATTACCTTGCTATTGGGCGAGGATGTCGTAATTGGATGTGAAGACAAAAAACGTTTCAACAATTTTGTCCAATGCTGAAAAATACAAAAGCCTTTTCAGAGTAATTATAGGTTGAATTTTTACAAATTGAACATCAAATGTAACTTTATGTTTGGTAAAAACTCACTAGCAAAAGTTCCTCCTTTGTGACACTAGGCAACGTGTCCAATATGCTCTCATGTGTGTTTTTACCAAGTTGATTTTTGGAGTGAATTATATTGTGGGTTAGTTCATTCAAAACCTGAATCACACACGAGAATGGTTATACTTTAAGCATGTCAACTCTTATTaagcaaatatataaataatataacgtTTGATTACCTTGCCAGCCACATCAGCGTTTATTGTGGGGTCACTCAAGCCTACGCTTCTAATTTCAGAGATGAACATCTTTAAAGAATCATAAGCTTCAGAAGAGCTCAGCCTAGGTTTTACCCATTTACCCCCCGGTAACTGATTCAGTGCATTAACTTGTTGAGAATCAAAGTAATCTCGAGGATCCTGTTTCACAACGGCTTATAATATAAAACACAACAAATTGTATAAAAAAATTGTAAAGATCATGAGTTACTAGGATATTGAAAATCAACCTTTATACAAAGTGGTGCAAACGGTGGGTCACGTGGTGCCTGCAGGTCCTCGATTTCAATCATTCTAGTTATTCTATCTAAACGCTCTTGGTGTAGATTGCTATCAGAAGCTTCTTTAGCTAACTCAACTGTTTGTCACCAAATGTCATTAAAAAAAGTTGTCGAGAAAACATTAAAAAAGAGAAAGAGGTGTACTCACCACTTTTTGAACTAGCAAGTGCTTCAGCTACCGATTTTGTATCTAGTTTCCCAACAACTACATTGAGTGAATAGATGAGGTCGATGCTTTATCAAGTAAAACGCTAATTATGTAGAATCAGATATATCCGTATAAGATATTAATAAACAATGGGGCCAAATGCAGTAGAGATCTGAAATCTATTTTAAGGTGTGAACTTTGTTGCACTCACAAAAAGGCTGTAACTACAAATTTGTTAATCATTTGGAAGTTATCATATAAGTTTCCTGGTTTTCAAGTCACTTCAGAAAAAAAGGAAACAAAAACTATCCCCAAAGTAGACAAAATGTCAGCTGCCACGTCATCATTTTGACACTAAATCAAACCTTTTAAAGATTTGGGCCTCTTAAGAGTACAAACAAAGTGTGTTCTGAGAATACAAAAAAAAGATTTAATTTTAATCCTGCCAAGGGTTGTTACCTAATTAGGCAAAATACTTACGCTTTTATTATATCTAGAATTTCAGATTCATCTTTAAACAAGATATCCTCAACAGTAAGCAATTAAAGCTAACCACTTAGCAAATATTAGAGCTCCAAATTCCATATTAACATAGTAACATTCTAGTTTTTAAGGCCAAAAACTGATACTGACAAATATTTCGTGTCAAaacatatattaaattaaataacttgTTGATATAAAAGTTTCAGATATAAGATAAAGTAGCCACAACAACATGACAAACCGACTAAACTATTAAAAAATACACTTTAACCTATGGtactattaatcaaatttaataggAAGCCTTACCTACAGTTCTCCCTTCAAGAACAACTGCAGAATGCCGATTAATGTCTTGCAGAAATGATCTTTTAAACGGTTCATATTGTGCTTCTACCTCATCTTTACTACTTTCGGTAGCTAGGCCGTGAGCCTACAACAATTTAAAGATAAATGACAGGTTCGGGTCTCACAAATAGACTTTGGTGCGGGTTGGGCTGACCCAAAACACAGTGTTCCCACATTCTTTTGACTCATTGTTAATTAGAGTGTCAAAAATGATTACAAGTTGTATAATCGTCGACTCTTTTGCATACATGATTTGAAGGGTATTATGTTATGTACTAATAATACACATTGGGTGCCTTTTGACATATTCAACTCGTTGACCTATTTCCTTCAGTTTACCTCTTTGATCCATTAAGGATGAAACATAAACTTCAATCGACCCATTCATAAGTAAAATAATCTGACCAACCACCTAATTCAGATGATTGCATATAATTGCCAACGAATCAGGTTTCTACAGATGCTATTATCGTATGACCCAAAAACACACATATTATTTCATTCTCATAAATGGGTCATGTAACAATTGATACCCAACACACACTAGACAAGCCTGCCAAAATATAAAAGATTAAAGACACAGCATTCTAAATATCCAAATTACCGAAATATGTGTATAGTCATCCCCTTCATCAGCCACCAAGTCCAAAGTGGGGTCTACCTTCCTAATCTGTAACCAGAAAATAACATAAACGACTTACGATTTTTGAAAATATGATTTTTGATTCTCAGTTAAGAATAACACTTTCAAAATTAAAACACCTTACGCCGCGCTTCATTAGCCAAAATGGCATCTTGCTTTAGAAAAACTGCTAGATCTTCATCTTCAGCAGCCTCTGCAGCAGCAGCAGCAATATTTTTGTTACTATGAATAAATTGTGCTTTCCGGTATTTAGCCCAAAACTCCTCCTCTGTCatctaaaattaaaaaattcagcCACAAAAAACATTTCATTCCCAAAAATTATAATTCAGATACTCAATTTATGTATAATTCAGATATTCAATTTAATTCTTACCTTCCTGGGTACAAAATTTAAATATGCCTGACACACTGCCGGCTTCTCAGCAAATATCTGCAAAGTTTTAGAGAGAATAAAGAGTgagaataattaataatttaataattaataactattaCAAAAATTAAATTAGATACTGATGATACCTGGTGAATCATTTCTAACGTTGGGCTATAGGTTACTCTGTTTGACTGACCATCAGAAGCTGGTTTGATATTAAAAGTCATGTCACTTTTCAAACCCACCCTTTGGTTCGGTTTGGAATTTGCATCTAACAACTTCTGCACTCGAGTGGTAAACGTAAATTTTCTGTTACACGTTTTCCAACAGTAAACTAAATCACCAGCAACAAAAACAGATACCAAAGTATAAGTTTAACTTTGTATTACACACAAACCCCACTACACACGCACGTTAAAGTTCATCACGAAACAACTTAACTTTGTAAATACAAAAAAAGGTTTAATTTAATAAATGTTGATCAAAAATGATGTTCTGAAGGTTAACCTTCCTATGGAATTCTTTCTATAAGTTATGACATCAAATGATCAAATGATGaatattatatcaaaaaacgttaatATTTACCACGTGAATGTTACTTAAGATTCACGATGATGAATGTAAATATCAAACAGTTAATTAAATTTCAGAATATCATCAGGTGACACATCTCACGCATATGAAATTAAATCATGATTCAACAATTGCTAACCTTTCTTATAGCCCAAAACTCAGTATCTGACAACACATTACCCATCACAAATTGCTTATGTAGCTTCAGCAACTCtctacaaatatttttttttttgaaaagcaagcttCAGCAACTCTCTACAAATATTAAAATCACAACCAAATATATAATTAGCTATATAGATTTTGGTGTTATAATGATGTTATAATAATGTCAAATAAGCCACCAACAATGTGCATCAATAATTATACTCTTA of the Rutidosis leptorrhynchoides isolate AG116_Rl617_1_P2 chromosome 5, CSIRO_AGI_Rlap_v1, whole genome shotgun sequence genome contains:
- the LOC139847958 gene encoding general transcription and DNA repair factor IIH subunit TFB1-1-like; amino-acid sequence: MTLLVKPAKYKSTAKQPGVPGILSMTMERFVFTPNDPSLSNHLNVDFRHVKGHKSSKEGVTRFALLNLTITDKVSCIFEFDNFTDREECRDFVAKAITEIKRRIKLLQEDRELLKLHKQFVMGNVLSDTEFWAIRKKLLDANSKPNQRVGLKSDMTFNIKPASDGQSNRVTYSPTLEMIHQIFAEKPAVCQAYLNFVPRKMTEEEFWAKYRKAQFIHSNKNIAAAAAEAAEDEDLAVFLKQDAILANEARRKIRKVDPTLDLVADEGDDYTHISAHGLATESSKDEVEAQYEPFKRSFLQDINRHSAVVLEGRTVVVGKLDTKSVAEALASSKSVELAKEASDSNLHQERLDRITRMIEIEDLQAPRDPPFAPLCIKDPRDYFDSQQVNALNQLPGGKWVKPRLSSSEAYDSLKMFISEIRSVGLSDPTINADVAGKVLNELTHNIIHSKNQLGKNTHESILDTLPSVTKEELLLHWTKLLKRFLSSHPITTSSPNSKVNRLMDDMLHIYNKLQEIEKSVQSESRHQVSLLVEPMLQALDAAKSVEKPNGYA